Proteins from a genomic interval of Diaminobutyricimonas aerilata:
- a CDS encoding ABC transporter ATP-binding protein, translated as MSDTSTVRTHPLVKGEVGPGCAKVDPIVVADGVTRTFGGLTAVDVQHVEIPRNAITALIGPNGAGKTTFFNLLTGFDKPNTGSWSFEGHSLAGVPAYRVARRGMVRTFQLTKSLGRLSVLQNMLLGATKQPGENMFRALVRPLWRNREQEITEKADDLLKRFKLDTKREDYAASLSGGQRKLLEMARALMSDPVLVMLDEPMAGVNPALTQSLLGHIKDLKAQGMSVLFVEHDMHMVRHISDWVIVMAEGRVVAEGPPETVMSDPAVIDAYLGAHHDTDLGEMTGDDRAALAQEAAAEIPVDVSPTPVSDPTPVSDTTPVSDKEEK; from the coding sequence ATGTCTGACACGTCGACAGTCCGCACGCATCCGCTCGTCAAGGGCGAGGTGGGTCCGGGATGCGCCAAGGTCGATCCCATCGTCGTCGCCGACGGCGTGACCCGCACGTTCGGCGGCCTCACCGCCGTCGACGTTCAGCACGTCGAGATCCCGCGCAACGCCATCACGGCGCTGATCGGACCGAACGGGGCCGGCAAGACGACCTTCTTCAACCTGCTCACCGGGTTCGACAAGCCCAACACCGGCTCGTGGAGCTTCGAGGGACACAGCCTCGCGGGTGTGCCCGCGTACCGGGTCGCCCGCCGCGGCATGGTGCGCACGTTCCAGCTCACCAAGTCGCTCGGTCGCCTCTCCGTGCTGCAGAACATGCTGCTCGGGGCGACCAAGCAGCCGGGCGAGAACATGTTCCGCGCGCTCGTGCGGCCGCTGTGGCGCAATCGCGAGCAGGAGATCACCGAGAAGGCCGACGATCTGCTCAAGCGCTTCAAGCTCGACACCAAGCGCGAGGACTACGCGGCGTCGCTCTCCGGCGGTCAGCGCAAGCTTCTCGAGATGGCACGGGCGCTCATGAGCGACCCGGTGCTCGTGATGCTCGACGAGCCGATGGCGGGTGTGAACCCTGCCCTCACGCAGTCGTTGCTCGGGCACATCAAGGACCTCAAGGCGCAAGGCATGAGCGTGCTCTTCGTCGAGCACGACATGCACATGGTGCGGCACATCTCCGACTGGGTGATCGTCATGGCGGAGGGCCGCGTCGTCGCGGAGGGTCCGCCCGAGACGGTCATGTCCGACCCCGCGGTGATCGACGCCTACCTCGGCGCACATCACGACACCGACCTCGGCGAGATGACCGGGGACGACCGCGCCGCGCTCGCCCAGGAGGCCGCCGCGGAGATCCCGGTCGACGTGTCGCCGACCCCCGTCTCCGACCCGACGCCCGTCTCCGACACGACGCCCGTCTCCGACAAGGAGGAGAAGTAA
- a CDS encoding ABC transporter ATP-binding protein: MAQAVASSTVTRTDEPVLRTDDLVAGYLPGVNILNGCTVDAYDGELIGIIGPNGAGKSTLLKAIFGQVRIRGGAIWLKGEEITSLKADKLVAKGVGMVPQNNNVFPSLSIEENLEMGIFQSPKKFAERFEFVTTLFPELEKRRRQRAGSLSGGERQMVAMSRALMMDPSVLLLDEPSAGLSPVRQDETFLRVAEINRAGVTVIMVEQNARRCLQICHRAYVLDQGKDAYTGTGRELLNDPRVTELYLGTLAADEDAKRKGPATAEPPTASGFTA; this comes from the coding sequence ATGGCTCAGGCCGTCGCATCCAGCACCGTCACGCGCACCGACGAACCGGTGCTGCGCACCGACGACCTCGTCGCCGGCTACCTGCCGGGGGTCAACATCCTCAACGGCTGCACCGTCGACGCCTACGACGGTGAGCTCATCGGCATCATCGGCCCGAACGGCGCCGGTAAGTCGACGCTGCTCAAGGCGATCTTCGGGCAGGTGAGGATCCGCGGAGGCGCGATCTGGCTGAAGGGCGAGGAGATCACGTCCCTCAAGGCCGACAAGCTCGTCGCCAAGGGCGTCGGCATGGTGCCGCAGAACAACAACGTGTTCCCGAGCCTCAGCATCGAGGAGAACCTCGAGATGGGCATCTTCCAGTCGCCGAAGAAGTTCGCCGAGCGGTTCGAGTTCGTCACGACGCTCTTTCCGGAACTCGAGAAGCGGCGCCGCCAGCGCGCCGGTTCGCTTTCGGGCGGTGAGCGTCAGATGGTGGCGATGAGCCGCGCGCTCATGATGGACCCATCGGTGTTGCTGCTCGACGAGCCGTCGGCCGGCCTCTCCCCCGTGCGTCAGGACGAGACGTTCCTGCGCGTGGCGGAGATCAACCGCGCGGGCGTCACGGTCATCATGGTGGAACAGAACGCGCGCCGCTGCCTGCAGATCTGCCACCGGGCCTACGTGCTCGACCAGGGCAAGGACGCGTACACCGGCACCGGCCGCGAGCTGCTCAACGATCCGCGTGTCACCGAGCTCTACCTCGGCACCCTCGCCGCCGACGAGGACGCCAAGCGCAAGGGCCCCGCGACCGCCGAGCCGCCCACCGCATCCGGGTTCACCGCGTAG
- a CDS encoding ABC transporter substrate-binding protein yields MSAFTGGSPSARSKFVSRGAKFAALGAGLLLLASCASTPPQESAEPSADIPEGDGTFAVGTILPATGNLAYLGPPEVAGVKLAIADLEAAGFEFDITLTERDSGDTTTDIATQSAGELVDAGVDIAVGAASSGVSFTFIDQMIDGGVVQISPANTSPDFTDYDDEDYYWRTAPSDVLQGRVLGNLMVGDGAENVGIIYINDPYGIGLEENAKQAIESAGGEVSASVPYNPGDTVFSTQVDELLAEDPDAIAVIAFEETASIIPELVNTQGFPSDKVYFVDGNLSNTYEFQPGTLEGAKGTLPGNFASEDFQARLLEIDPALEDFSYAAESYDAVVVAALAAAQAGNDHADAIKANMQSVSAEGEKCETVADCLALIGDGEDVDYDGASGPIEFDENGDPTEAYIGIYQYGADNKYAPLNAEFGSLNEE; encoded by the coding sequence ATGAGCGCATTCACCGGAGGATCCCCCTCCGCACGCTCGAAGTTCGTCTCTCGCGGTGCGAAGTTCGCGGCACTCGGTGCCGGACTTCTGCTGCTCGCCTCGTGTGCGAGCACTCCCCCCCAGGAGAGCGCAGAGCCGTCGGCAGACATCCCGGAAGGTGACGGCACCTTCGCGGTCGGCACGATCCTGCCCGCAACGGGCAACCTGGCCTACCTCGGCCCGCCCGAGGTCGCCGGCGTCAAGCTCGCCATCGCCGACCTGGAGGCGGCCGGCTTCGAGTTCGACATCACCCTGACCGAGCGCGACTCGGGCGACACGACCACCGACATCGCGACCCAGTCGGCGGGTGAGCTCGTCGACGCCGGTGTCGACATCGCCGTGGGTGCCGCGTCGTCCGGTGTGTCGTTCACGTTCATCGACCAGATGATCGACGGCGGGGTCGTGCAGATCTCGCCGGCGAACACGTCGCCGGACTTCACCGACTACGACGACGAGGACTACTACTGGCGCACCGCCCCGTCCGACGTGCTGCAGGGCCGCGTGCTCGGCAACCTGATGGTCGGTGACGGCGCCGAGAACGTCGGCATCATCTACATCAACGACCCGTACGGCATCGGCCTGGAGGAGAACGCCAAGCAGGCGATCGAATCCGCCGGTGGCGAGGTGTCCGCATCCGTGCCCTACAACCCGGGTGACACGGTGTTCTCGACCCAGGTCGACGAACTCCTCGCCGAGGACCCCGACGCGATCGCCGTGATCGCGTTCGAGGAGACGGCGTCGATCATCCCCGAGCTCGTGAACACGCAGGGCTTCCCGAGCGACAAGGTCTACTTCGTCGACGGCAACCTCTCGAACACGTACGAGTTCCAGCCGGGCACCCTCGAGGGCGCGAAGGGAACCCTTCCGGGCAACTTCGCCTCGGAGGACTTCCAGGCGCGACTGCTCGAGATCGACCCCGCGCTCGAGGACTTCAGCTACGCGGCTGAGTCCTACGACGCGGTCGTCGTCGCGGCGCTCGCCGCCGCGCAGGCCGGCAACGACCACGCGGACGCCATCAAGGCGAACATGCAGTCGGTCTCGGCCGAGGGCGAGAAGTGCGAGACGGTCGCCGACTGCCTCGCCCTGATCGGCGACGGTGAGGACGTCGACTACGACGGTGCCTCCGGCCCGATCGAGTTCGACGAGAACGGTGACCCGACCGAGGCGTACATCGGCATCTACCAGTACGGTGCCGACAACAAGTACGCCCCGCTCAACGCGGAGTTCGGCAGCCTGAACGAGGAGTGA
- the rarD gene encoding EamA family transporter RarD, translated as MSSTPPPQKQGTGLLFAVGAYGLWGILPVFFLALMPASPVEIVAARILLSLVFCFVLIAITRSGLAFAATLRDRRSMLLLALAGVLILTNWLTYVFAATTGHVVEAALGYFLNPIVTVLLGVFLLRERLRPLQWTAIGLSAVAALVLAIGYGSVPWIALILAFSFGIYGLVKKQVGPRVDAITGLTIETMWLSPLALAALIVIGVTTGLTTGTVSAWHTALMLSAGVVTAVPLLFFAAAARRLKLTVLGLSQYLAPLLQFLFGVIALHEDMPFERWVGFGLVWVALLILTIDMFTAGRGPRRSALEPA; from the coding sequence GTGAGTTCGACGCCCCCTCCCCAGAAGCAGGGCACCGGCCTCCTCTTCGCGGTCGGGGCCTACGGGTTGTGGGGCATCCTCCCCGTCTTCTTCCTCGCGCTCATGCCGGCGTCACCGGTCGAGATCGTCGCGGCGCGCATCCTGCTCTCACTCGTCTTCTGCTTCGTGCTCATCGCGATCACCCGCAGCGGCCTCGCCTTCGCGGCCACCCTGCGCGATCGCCGCTCGATGCTGCTGCTCGCCCTCGCCGGCGTGCTCATCCTCACCAACTGGCTCACCTACGTGTTCGCCGCGACGACGGGCCACGTCGTCGAGGCGGCGCTCGGCTACTTCCTCAACCCGATCGTCACCGTGCTGCTGGGCGTCTTCCTGCTGCGCGAGCGGCTGCGTCCCCTGCAGTGGACCGCGATCGGCCTGAGTGCGGTGGCGGCCCTCGTGCTCGCCATCGGCTACGGCAGCGTGCCCTGGATCGCGCTCATCCTCGCCTTCTCGTTCGGCATCTACGGCCTGGTCAAGAAGCAGGTCGGCCCCCGCGTCGACGCCATCACCGGGCTCACGATCGAGACGATGTGGCTCAGTCCGCTCGCGCTCGCGGCTCTCATCGTCATCGGCGTGACGACCGGTCTCACCACCGGCACGGTGTCGGCCTGGCACACGGCCCTCATGCTCAGCGCCGGCGTCGTGACCGCCGTGCCGCTGCTGTTCTTCGCCGCAGCCGCGCGACGCCTGAAACTCACCGTGCTCGGGTTGTCCCAGTACCTCGCTCCGCTGCTGCAGTTCCTGTTCGGCGTGATCGCGCTGCACGAGGACATGCCCTTCGAACGCTGGGTCGGCTTCGGGCTCGTGTGGGTGGCGCTGCTCATCCTCACCATCGACATGTTCACCGCCGGTCGCGGCCCGCGGCGGAGTGCCCTCGAACCGGCCTGA
- the groES gene encoding co-chaperone GroES: MSVSIKPLEDRIVIRQVEAEQTTASGLVIPDTAKEKPQEGEVVAVGPGRIDDNGNRVPLDVAVGDRVLYSKYGGTEVKFGADEFLVLSARDVLAVVVR, from the coding sequence GTGTCGGTGTCCATCAAGCCGCTCGAGGATCGCATCGTCATTCGTCAGGTCGAGGCCGAGCAGACCACTGCGTCGGGCCTGGTCATCCCTGACACCGCGAAGGAGAAGCCGCAGGAGGGCGAAGTCGTCGCCGTCGGCCCCGGCCGCATCGACGACAACGGCAACCGTGTCCCGCTCGACGTCGCCGTCGGCGACCGCGTGCTCTACTCGAAGTACGGCGGAACCGAGGTCAAGTTCGGTGCCGACGAGTTCCTCGTGCTCTCGGCTCGCGACGTGCTGGCGGTCGTCGTCCGCTGA
- a CDS encoding class I SAM-dependent methyltransferase, which yields MDVAELRHLLTPEGLRLLDDLPPYDSQGDVLRMVAGLRAQGHSPGLVAAVLTQARLRRRARAKFGEFADRMLFTEAGLEQATRLSVAAVHAGRFQGAGVRWVADLGCGIGADALAIAALGLDVTAVERDEVTAAIASFNLAPWGNARVEQGTAEEAALDGVGAVWLDPARRDASRRLDDPADWSPSLDFAFGLAEHRPIGVKLGPGIDRDLLPADAETQWVSVDREVVEVVVWTGALARPGVRRAALVIGDHGSAELTAAADAEDVDPGPLGTYLHEPDGSVIRARLIGDLARSLGATTVHPQIAYLTGDAPAESPFARSFRILAELPLDERALRRELAARRIGTVEIKKRGVDIDPAQFRKRLAPKGPESATLVLTRVGGRRVALLTERV from the coding sequence ATGGATGTCGCCGAGCTGAGACACCTGCTCACCCCCGAGGGGCTGCGCCTGCTCGACGACCTGCCGCCCTACGACTCGCAGGGCGACGTGCTGCGCATGGTCGCGGGCCTGCGCGCGCAGGGGCACTCCCCCGGGCTCGTCGCCGCCGTGCTCACCCAGGCACGGTTGCGGCGTCGGGCTCGCGCCAAGTTCGGCGAGTTCGCCGACCGGATGCTGTTCACCGAGGCCGGGCTCGAGCAGGCCACGCGGCTCAGCGTCGCGGCCGTGCACGCCGGCCGGTTCCAGGGCGCGGGCGTGCGCTGGGTGGCCGACCTCGGGTGCGGGATCGGCGCCGACGCGCTCGCCATCGCCGCCCTGGGGCTCGATGTGACCGCGGTCGAACGCGACGAGGTGACGGCCGCGATCGCGAGCTTCAATCTCGCCCCGTGGGGCAACGCTCGCGTCGAACAGGGCACCGCCGAGGAGGCCGCCCTCGACGGCGTCGGCGCGGTGTGGCTCGACCCGGCCCGGCGCGATGCCTCCCGCCGGCTCGACGACCCCGCCGACTGGTCGCCGTCGCTCGACTTCGCGTTCGGGCTCGCCGAACACCGGCCGATCGGCGTCAAGCTCGGCCCGGGCATCGACCGGGACCTGCTGCCGGCCGATGCCGAGACGCAGTGGGTGTCGGTCGACCGCGAGGTCGTCGAGGTCGTCGTCTGGACCGGCGCGCTCGCCCGCCCGGGCGTTCGTCGCGCCGCCCTCGTCATCGGCGACCACGGATCGGCCGAGCTCACCGCCGCGGCCGACGCCGAGGACGTCGATCCCGGTCCGCTCGGCACCTATCTCCACGAACCGGACGGCTCCGTCATCCGCGCGCGCCTCATCGGCGACCTCGCCCGTTCGCTCGGCGCGACGACGGTGCATCCGCAGATCGCCTACCTGACCGGCGACGCACCCGCGGAGTCCCCGTTCGCGCGTTCGTTCCGCATCCTGGCCGAACTGCCGCTCGACGAGCGCGCCCTGCGCCGCGAGCTCGCCGCCCGCCGCATCGGCACCGTCGAGATCAAGAAGCGCGGCGTCGACATCGACCCGGCGCAGTTCCGCAAACGGCTCGCTCCGAAGGGTCCCGAGTCGGCGACGCTCGTGCTCACCCGCGTCGGCGGGCGCCGTGTGGCGCTCCTGACCGAACGGGTGTGA
- a CDS encoding HhH-GPD-type base excision DNA repair protein, producing the protein MSHELHITGDPEADELLSTDPLALLIGMLLDQQVAMETAFAGPAKIRQRLGAFDAQVIARTDADEFVELCRTPPSVHRYPGSMAGRIQALCAALVEEWDGDAAALWTRDDPDGATVLKRLKALPGFGEQKAKIFLALLGKRYGFTGAGWREAAGNYGDEGSYRSVADIVDPESLAKVRETKRAAKAAAKR; encoded by the coding sequence ATGTCGCACGAGCTGCACATCACCGGCGACCCGGAGGCCGACGAGCTGCTGTCGACCGATCCGCTCGCCCTCCTGATCGGGATGCTGCTGGATCAGCAGGTCGCGATGGAGACCGCCTTCGCCGGTCCGGCGAAGATCAGGCAGCGCCTCGGTGCGTTCGACGCGCAGGTCATCGCGCGCACCGACGCGGACGAGTTCGTCGAGCTGTGCCGCACCCCGCCGTCGGTGCACCGCTATCCCGGTTCGATGGCCGGGCGCATCCAGGCGCTGTGCGCTGCGCTCGTCGAGGAGTGGGACGGCGACGCCGCGGCGCTGTGGACCCGCGACGATCCCGACGGCGCGACCGTCCTCAAGCGACTGAAGGCGCTGCCCGGCTTCGGTGAGCAGAAGGCGAAGATCTTCCTCGCCCTGCTCGGCAAGCGCTACGGCTTCACCGGCGCCGGCTGGCGCGAGGCGGCCGGAAACTACGGCGACGAGGGGTCGTACCGCTCCGTCGCCGACATCGTCGACCCCGAGTCGCTCGCGAAGGTGCGCGAGACGAAGCGCGCCGCGAAGGCCGCCGCCAAGCGCTGA
- a CDS encoding DUF4190 domain-containing protein — MSDNTTPASEQPSAATAPPTGEPAVAAQEPTVPVPPPYSPPVQQYAAPVQEYPAQQQYPVQPHDPQQQYAQPYGQQPYGQPYAQQPYPAAYAGPPKGMSITALVLGLSGFFVSWFTLGIPSILAVVFGHLALKREPAGRGMALTGLITGYAAIGIFVIFLVLATMFAFLPFAFLIPALGVAATEGVAALGS, encoded by the coding sequence ATGAGCGACAACACCACCCCCGCATCCGAGCAGCCGTCCGCGGCGACCGCGCCGCCGACCGGCGAGCCCGCGGTCGCCGCACAGGAACCCACCGTGCCCGTGCCGCCGCCGTACTCGCCCCCGGTGCAGCAGTACGCGGCACCCGTGCAGGAGTACCCGGCGCAGCAGCAGTACCCGGTGCAGCCGCACGACCCGCAGCAGCAGTACGCCCAGCCCTACGGCCAGCAGCCCTACGGACAGCCCTACGCGCAGCAGCCGTACCCGGCCGCCTACGCCGGACCGCCCAAGGGAATGAGCATCACCGCCCTCGTGCTCGGACTCTCCGGCTTCTTCGTCTCGTGGTTCACCCTCGGCATCCCGTCGATCCTCGCCGTCGTCTTCGGCCACCTCGCCCTCAAGCGCGAGCCCGCCGGTCGCGGCATGGCGTTGACCGGCCTCATCACCGGCTACGCGGCGATCGGCATCTTCGTCATCTTCCTCGTGCTCGCGACCATGTTCGCGTTCCTGCCCTTCGCGTTCCTCATCCCGGCCCTCGGCGTCGCCGCGACCGAGGGTGTCGCCGCGCTCGGCTCCTGA